The following proteins are co-located in the Trichormus variabilis 0441 genome:
- a CDS encoding DUF2294 domain-containing protein, with protein MGTPTIGQLEREISQRVSSLYNEKLGQRPSQIICHFFDSELVISLENSVTQTERTLLDGGHEILAEQIRLLLDKIIKTELQILIEKVIGKPILDLMSNTNLATGRTGIIVILDELPTVRNPESIPKVNWKNVVD; from the coding sequence ATGGGAACCCCAACTATTGGACAACTAGAAAGAGAGATTTCACAACGTGTCAGTTCTCTATATAATGAGAAACTAGGACAAAGACCCAGCCAAATTATTTGTCACTTTTTTGATTCTGAATTGGTGATTTCTTTAGAAAATTCAGTTACCCAAACTGAACGAACACTGTTGGATGGAGGTCATGAAATTTTAGCCGAACAAATAAGACTATTGCTAGATAAAATAATTAAGACAGAGCTACAAATCCTGATCGAGAAAGTGATTGGGAAGCCTATTCTCGATTTGATGAGCAATACTAATTTAGCCACAGGTCGTACAGGTATTATCGTGATTTTAGACGAGTTACCCACAGTACGCAATCCAGAATCTATTCCAAAAGTAAACTGGAAGAATGTTGTCGATTAA
- a CDS encoding response regulator — MDRQPLILVVEENLHNLELLNSHLKTLNYDCICAKQGVRAIILAQTQRPDLIILDMILSDLSGSQVINHLKQDSKTANIPIIAVVPFILVQNQDRLFLTGADDYITKPYNFIQLNTLINHYVNRQHSSSLLLE; from the coding sequence ATGGATAGACAGCCATTGATTTTAGTTGTAGAAGAAAATCTCCATAACTTGGAACTGTTAAATTCCCATCTAAAAACCTTAAACTACGATTGTATTTGTGCCAAACAAGGAGTTAGAGCAATTATTTTGGCACAAACTCAAAGACCGGATCTGATCATACTAGATATGATACTGTCGGATTTAAGTGGTAGCCAAGTCATTAATCACCTCAAGCAAGATTCAAAAACAGCGAACATTCCCATTATTGCTGTTGTGCCTTTTATTTTGGTGCAGAATCAAGACCGTCTTTTTCTTACAGGTGCTGATGACTATATTACCAAACCATATAATTTTATTCAGTTAAATACTTTAATTAATCATTATGTTAATCGACAACATTCTTCCAGTTTACTTTTGGAATAG
- a CDS encoding FecCD family ABC transporter permease — translation MKLKQRQQKMFKNVSAASRNEARVFLATLFLVVVLLLAVGASLSFGAVPMTPEQLWLAIWRQGEQIYQTILWDLRLPRTIAAILVGAALGMSGSLLQGMLRNGLADPFLLGISAGAGLVAIAMFSLGVFLAWVPLAAWVGGVLTTVIVYFLARTGDGISVERLILGGVAVSAMFGAIQSVLLLLTEDGRIQAALNWLIGSLNGRGWTEVTTAGAYISVALVLGCLLARSVNLLNLGDELAVSLGVSLGRSRIFIGGVATLLAAGAVSIGGLIGFVGLIVPHGIRLLVGTDYRAILPLSALGGALVMTIADLLSRLGAVELPVGSVTALLGSPLFIWLLYRRQSGI, via the coding sequence ATGAAACTAAAGCAGCGACAGCAAAAAATGTTCAAGAATGTTAGCGCTGCTTCTAGAAATGAAGCACGGGTATTTTTAGCTACTTTATTTTTAGTTGTTGTTCTCCTTTTGGCAGTAGGCGCTTCTTTATCTTTTGGTGCTGTCCCCATGACACCAGAACAATTGTGGCTAGCGATTTGGCGACAGGGAGAGCAAATTTATCAAACCATTCTTTGGGACTTGCGCCTACCGAGGACTATAGCGGCGATTTTAGTGGGTGCAGCATTGGGAATGTCAGGTTCTCTGCTTCAGGGAATGTTACGCAACGGACTAGCCGACCCCTTTTTACTGGGGATTTCTGCGGGTGCGGGTTTGGTAGCGATCGCCATGTTTAGTTTAGGGGTATTCTTAGCTTGGGTTCCCCTGGCGGCCTGGGTTGGGGGAGTACTGACGACGGTTATTGTCTATTTTTTAGCCAGGACTGGAGATGGTATTTCTGTAGAAAGGCTGATTTTGGGTGGTGTGGCAGTAAGCGCCATGTTTGGGGCGATACAATCTGTTTTGCTGCTGTTAACAGAAGATGGCAGGATACAGGCCGCCTTAAATTGGCTGATTGGCAGTTTAAATGGCCGGGGATGGACAGAAGTGACTACTGCTGGTGCTTATATTAGTGTGGCATTAGTCTTGGGATGTTTATTAGCGCGATCAGTGAACTTGTTAAACCTGGGGGATGAATTAGCCGTAAGTTTGGGAGTTTCCCTTGGGCGATCGCGCATTTTCATCGGCGGGGTTGCTACACTATTAGCCGCAGGTGCTGTTAGTATTGGTGGCTTGATTGGTTTTGTTGGTCTAATTGTACCCCACGGTATCCGCTTACTAGTAGGCACAGATTATCGCGCCATCTTACCACTCAGCGCCTTGGGAGGTGCATTAGTCATGACCATTGCAGACTTACTTTCCCGCTTGGGTGCAGTAGAACTCCCAGTCGGTTCCGTCACCGCCTTGCTAGGTTCTCCCCTGTTTATTTGGTTACTTTATCGTCGTCAAAGCGGAATTTGA
- a CDS encoding ABC transporter ATP-binding protein: protein MPLETQNLTGGYTAKTVVKNISLAIEKGEWLSLVGANGSGKSTLLKLMSRLLIPQTGIVLLDGKAIHTQPANIVAQKLALLPQQQAIPPGLTVRQLVSLGRTPHQPWWQWELNVEDREKVAEALHLTQMESYQERLVEQLSGGERQRAFLALALAQDPKILLLDEPTTYLDIRYQLELLELLKNLNQKPGITILTVLHEINLAARYSSRIALLYQGNIFALGEPEIVLTPENLAVVLGVEVAILNTPVGLQICPLAPINKQIE, encoded by the coding sequence ATGCCTCTAGAAACGCAAAACTTAACAGGTGGATATACAGCAAAAACTGTAGTTAAGAACATCTCCTTAGCAATTGAAAAAGGTGAGTGGTTGAGTTTAGTAGGTGCGAATGGTTCTGGTAAATCTACCCTACTCAAACTCATGAGTCGTTTGTTAATTCCCCAAACAGGAATAGTATTATTAGATGGGAAAGCAATTCATACTCAGCCCGCCAATATTGTCGCTCAAAAACTAGCCTTATTACCCCAACAGCAAGCAATCCCTCCAGGGTTAACAGTCAGGCAATTGGTATCATTAGGACGCACCCCACACCAACCTTGGTGGCAATGGGAATTAAATGTAGAAGATAGAGAAAAAGTAGCCGAAGCTTTACATTTAACTCAGATGGAAAGCTATCAGGAACGTTTAGTAGAACAACTTTCTGGTGGCGAAAGACAAAGAGCTTTTTTAGCATTAGCTTTGGCACAAGACCCGAAAATTTTGTTATTAGATGAACCCACAACTTATTTAGATATTCGCTATCAATTAGAACTATTAGAACTACTAAAAAATCTGAATCAAAAGCCAGGCATTACCATTTTGACGGTTTTACATGAAATCAACTTAGCTGCTAGATATAGTTCTCGAATTGCTCTACTTTATCAAGGTAATATTTTTGCTTTAGGAGAACCAGAAATTGTTCTTACACCCGAAAATTTAGCTGTAGTGTTAGGCGTGGAAGTTGCTATCTTGAATACTCCTGTAGGATTGCAAATTTGTCCCTTAGCGCCAATTAACAAACAAATTGAATAG
- the metK gene encoding methionine adenosyltransferase, whose product MKKDFMFTSESVTEGHPDKLCDQISDAIVDRFLQQDPYARVITECAASTGIVFIAARFEPNTNVDFTNIARQVIDQVGYEQTEFNGKNCSILTSLKELSPNPYHLFNEHKLSDAEIEQITVTNQATVFGFACHQTPTLMPLPIWLAHKLARQISEVRRQNLLSYLTPDGKTQVGVEYKNRRPYRIHSITVIASQNKAGKPDLKQLQDDIRETVIYPVFDDEEIKPDEKTRIFINPDGPFIVGGPAVHSGLTGRKNAIDTYGEYSKHSGSALSGKDPIRIDRVGAYVARYAAKNIVAANLADECEVQLSYSIGLARPVSVQAETFGTGKISDEDITVLLEKHFDFRLAGILKEFNLRHLPSLTKGGFYRKLAAYGHVGRQDIDLPWEKIDKVGLF is encoded by the coding sequence ATGAAAAAAGATTTCATGTTTACATCTGAATCTGTAACAGAGGGGCATCCTGATAAACTGTGTGATCAGATTAGTGATGCGATCGTCGATCGCTTTTTACAACAAGACCCATACGCTAGAGTTATTACCGAATGTGCTGCGTCTACAGGTATTGTATTTATCGCTGCCAGATTTGAACCTAATACTAATGTTGATTTTACAAACATAGCCAGACAGGTAATTGATCAGGTTGGTTATGAACAGACGGAATTTAACGGTAAAAATTGTAGTATCTTAACCAGCTTAAAAGAACTTTCTCCTAATCCATATCACTTATTTAATGAACACAAACTATCAGATGCAGAAATAGAACAAATTACTGTCACTAACCAAGCCACAGTTTTCGGCTTCGCCTGTCATCAAACCCCTACTCTCATGCCATTACCAATCTGGTTGGCACACAAATTAGCTAGACAAATCAGTGAAGTTAGAAGACAAAATCTTTTAAGTTATTTAACTCCTGATGGCAAAACTCAAGTAGGTGTTGAATATAAAAATCGCCGACCTTATAGAATCCATAGTATTACAGTCATTGCCAGCCAAAATAAAGCGGGGAAGCCGGACTTAAAGCAACTACAAGACGATATTAGAGAAACGGTAATTTATCCTGTATTTGACGATGAAGAAATTAAACCAGATGAAAAAACTAGAATATTTATCAACCCTGATGGCCCTTTTATAGTTGGCGGCCCGGCGGTACATTCTGGTTTAACTGGGAGAAAAAATGCCATAGATACCTATGGTGAATATTCTAAACATAGTGGTTCGGCTTTAAGTGGTAAAGACCCTATCAGAATAGATAGAGTGGGTGCTTATGTCGCCCGTTATGCTGCTAAAAATATAGTAGCGGCAAACTTGGCTGATGAATGTGAAGTACAACTGAGTTATTCTATTGGACTGGCTAGACCTGTAAGCGTGCAAGCAGAAACTTTTGGGACAGGTAAAATCTCAGATGAAGATATCACCGTCTTATTAGAAAAGCATTTTGATTTTCGTTTAGCAGGTATTCTGAAGGAATTTAATTTAAGACATCTACCCTCATTAACTAAAGGGGGATTTTATAGAAAACTTGCTGCTTATGGTCATGTCGGCAGACAGGATATCGATTTACCTTGGGAAAAAATAGATAAGGTTGGTTTGTTTTGA
- a CDS encoding cation-translocating P-type ATPase — protein sequence MIQAIHTSVKGRARYKVKELYHSLSLKEYLERSLVNQPEIIDVSANISTGNVLVFFSPKYNYKQIAYLIDEVILNYQKSNQQVQPFTSHKIVKKTQRISGVKQQKIENWHLMPASTVVDTFNTSALGLSSESAAANLRKYGANVLSETEVRSSLSILVDQFKSLPVALLGVAAGVSVFTGGLIDAVVILGVVGVNAVIGYATETQSERIIHSLKHQEQTSAWVMRDGKAQEIPVDNVVLGDVLILKPGSYVAADARLIEADNLSIDESALTGESLPVSKNTASLTGEDVPLGDRLNMIYRGTYITGGQGLAVVVATGQFTEMGHIQTLVGAANATETPLARQLDQVGSQLVVIGMGLCGLVFGMGVMRGYGLVQMLKSSISLAVAAVPEGLPTIATTTLALGIRDMRRNKVLVRSLSAVEALGSVQTICLDKTGTITENKMSVVEIHTNTREIKVTNGEFIAGTGNINPYMYDELLKLIHVSVLCNESEVSRVDGEYVVTGSATENALIYMGIAAGVDAIAIKQKYPLLQTNLRSENRNIMSTIHETHNGHKFVAVKGSPSEVVQMCQGWMKDGEVVPLTDADRQMLEIENDRMAGKALRVLGVAYNHIDESHNGNHETDLIWLGLVGMADPIRRGAKALIADFHHAGIDTVMITGDQSPTAYAIAKELELNRDTQLEILDSSNLNNLTPEALTALSDKVDVFARISPSNKLQVVQALQGAGKVVAMTGDGINDAPALKAAQVGVAMGKGGTDVAREVADIVLEDDRLETMIIAVSRGRTIYNNIRKSVHFLLATNLSEIMVMTTATAVGIGEPLNAIQLLWLNLVTDIFPGLSLAMEAPEPEVLSQPPRNPADPIIKKSDFGRITFESATISASTLAAYGYGILKYGISPQASTIAFMGLTTAQLLHTISSRSEKHSIFSPEKLPHNPYLTAAVTGSFGLQLLAVAVPPLRTLLKITPINLVDGAVIGGSALLPLIVNEATKNTGASKIKKYPKCRVRQYK from the coding sequence GTGATTCAAGCAATACATACCAGTGTCAAAGGGAGAGCTAGATATAAGGTAAAAGAACTTTATCATTCCCTATCTCTCAAGGAATATTTGGAGCGATCGCTTGTCAATCAACCAGAAATAATTGATGTTTCTGCTAATATCTCTACAGGTAATGTGCTTGTATTTTTTTCACCAAAATATAATTACAAGCAGATTGCCTATTTGATTGATGAAGTTATCTTAAATTACCAAAAAAGTAATCAGCAAGTCCAGCCATTTACATCTCACAAAATTGTTAAGAAAACTCAACGAATAAGTGGTGTTAAGCAACAAAAGATAGAGAATTGGCATCTTATGCCGGCAAGTACAGTTGTGGATACCTTCAACACCTCTGCATTAGGGTTATCCAGTGAGTCTGCTGCCGCTAATTTGCGTAAATATGGGGCGAATGTGCTTTCAGAAACGGAGGTACGTTCTAGTTTAAGTATCTTGGTTGACCAGTTCAAGTCTTTACCTGTGGCTTTGCTGGGTGTGGCGGCTGGGGTGTCGGTTTTTACTGGAGGGTTGATTGATGCTGTAGTTATTTTGGGTGTGGTTGGTGTAAATGCGGTGATTGGCTACGCTACAGAAACTCAGTCAGAACGCATCATTCACTCTCTCAAGCATCAAGAACAAACGTCGGCTTGGGTGATGCGAGATGGCAAGGCGCAGGAAATTCCTGTAGATAATGTAGTTTTGGGCGATGTTTTAATTCTCAAACCGGGTAGCTATGTAGCAGCAGATGCCAGACTGATTGAGGCAGATAATTTAAGTATTGATGAATCGGCCTTAACTGGTGAAAGTCTCCCTGTCAGTAAAAATACGGCATCTTTGACAGGTGAGGATGTACCATTAGGCGATCGCCTAAATATGATTTATCGGGGGACTTATATCACCGGGGGTCAAGGATTGGCGGTGGTTGTAGCCACTGGGCAGTTTACGGAAATGGGACACATCCAAACTCTGGTAGGTGCAGCCAATGCTACAGAAACACCCCTGGCCAGACAACTAGACCAGGTGGGGAGTCAATTGGTAGTGATTGGGATGGGTCTTTGTGGTCTGGTGTTTGGGATGGGGGTGATGCGGGGATATGGTTTGGTGCAGATGTTGAAATCATCCATATCCTTGGCTGTGGCAGCCGTTCCCGAAGGTTTACCAACAATTGCCACCACAACCTTAGCCTTGGGTATCCGTGATATGCGGCGAAACAAAGTCCTTGTCCGTAGTTTGAGTGCGGTGGAGGCTTTGGGTTCTGTGCAGACAATTTGCCTGGATAAAACCGGGACAATTACGGAAAATAAAATGTCGGTGGTGGAAATTCACACCAACACGCGAGAAATTAAAGTTACAAATGGGGAGTTCATCGCTGGGACAGGAAATATTAACCCCTATATGTATGATGAACTGTTAAAGCTGATTCATGTCTCGGTTTTGTGTAATGAAAGTGAAGTGAGTCGTGTCGATGGTGAGTATGTAGTCACAGGTTCGGCGACAGAAAACGCCTTAATTTACATGGGAATTGCGGCGGGGGTGGATGCGATCGCCATAAAACAGAAGTATCCTTTACTACAAACGAATCTACGTTCCGAAAACCGCAATATTATGAGTACCATCCACGAGACTCATAACGGACATAAATTTGTCGCCGTCAAAGGTAGCCCCAGCGAAGTGGTGCAGATGTGCCAAGGGTGGATGAAGGATGGGGAGGTAGTGCCTTTAACCGATGCAGACCGACAAATGTTGGAAATAGAAAATGATCGTATGGCGGGTAAAGCTTTGCGGGTGTTGGGTGTAGCCTACAACCATATAGATGAATCCCACAACGGCAACCATGAAACAGATTTGATTTGGTTGGGTTTAGTAGGGATGGCAGACCCAATTAGAAGGGGTGCCAAAGCATTAATTGCCGACTTCCATCACGCCGGCATTGATACCGTCATGATCACAGGTGATCAAAGTCCCACAGCTTATGCGATCGCTAAAGAATTAGAATTGAACCGTGATACTCAACTAGAAATTCTCGACTCCAGCAACCTCAACAATCTCACCCCAGAAGCCTTAACTGCCCTCAGCGACAAAGTAGATGTATTTGCCCGTATCAGTCCCAGTAATAAATTGCAAGTAGTCCAAGCTTTGCAAGGTGCAGGTAAAGTCGTCGCCATGACTGGTGATGGCATTAACGATGCCCCCGCCTTAAAAGCTGCCCAAGTTGGTGTGGCAATGGGTAAAGGGGGAACCGATGTCGCCCGTGAAGTAGCAGATATTGTCCTGGAAGACGACAGACTGGAAACCATGATTATCGCCGTTAGTCGGGGACGAACGATATACAACAACATTCGTAAATCTGTGCATTTCCTCCTAGCGACCAACCTCAGCGAAATCATGGTCATGACCACCGCCACCGCCGTAGGTATTGGCGAACCCTTGAATGCAATTCAACTACTCTGGCTGAACTTAGTTACAGATATATTCCCTGGCTTATCCCTAGCGATGGAAGCCCCAGAACCAGAGGTATTAAGTCAACCACCCCGCAACCCAGCAGACCCAATTATCAAAAAATCCGATTTTGGCAGAATCACCTTTGAGTCCGCCACCATATCTGCAAGTACCCTAGCCGCATACGGTTACGGCATCCTCAAATATGGTATTAGTCCCCAAGCCAGTACCATCGCCTTCATGGGTTTAACCACAGCCCAACTACTACATACAATTAGTAGCCGTTCCGAAAAACACAGCATATTTAGTCCAGAAAAACTCCCACATAACCCTTATCTCACGGCGGCGGTTACAGGTTCCTTTGGGCTGCAACTATTAGCTGTAGCCGTCCCACCCCTGAGAACTTTATTAAAGATTACCCCAATTAATCTGGTTGATGGTGCGGTAATTGGTGGTAGTGCCTTACTACCCCTGATTGTGAACGAAGCAACCAAAAATACTGGCGCAAGCAAGATAAAAAAATATCCAAAATGTAGGGTGCGTCAGTATAAATAA
- a CDS encoding pyridoxamine 5'-phosphate oxidase family protein yields the protein MTISTNRNQQVQQLKELIADMDYAMLTTVDDDGSLHSRPMYFNGDIDAEGTLWFFTSASSHKVLEIEHRQQVNVNFSSPNQQRFISISATAELVKERQKIQARWKSELETWFPQGLDEPDIALLQVNIKRVDYWDDPSNFYAKSMSGLAQNI from the coding sequence ATGACAATTTCTACAAATCGTAACCAACAAGTTCAACAGTTAAAAGAACTCATTGCAGACATGGATTACGCCATGTTAACTACCGTCGATGATGATGGTAGTTTGCACAGTCGCCCGATGTACTTCAATGGTGATATTGATGCTGAAGGGACACTCTGGTTTTTTACCTCAGCCAGTTCTCACAAAGTTTTGGAAATTGAACACCGTCAACAGGTGAATGTGAATTTCTCATCACCAAATCAGCAACGCTTTATTTCTATTTCAGCTACAGCAGAACTAGTAAAGGAACGTCAAAAAATTCAAGCACGATGGAAATCAGAATTGGAAACTTGGTTTCCTCAAGGATTGGATGAACCAGATATTGCTTTGCTGCAAGTGAATATCAAAAGAGTTGATTATTGGGATGACCCATCTAATTTTTATGCAAAAAGTATGAGTGGTCTAGCACAAAACATTTAA
- a CDS encoding AbrB family transcriptional regulator: MNQSLSISPTQKETNNASPLIAKLQLIVKQIIVLTIEMLLALPLGWALTKLHFGGISWIFGGIAAGTAVLQGCRVFYNYSPQPNRVARKVGMGLVGLTVGASNANSNLVSLVSGIPIFIFLTLFLLLSGIGIGYIYSRLSKTNILTAMLATVPGGVGVMSSIAADYNRNVTLVALVQAIRVTSVVLLIPFIARTSVGGYLNSSTLPVKGVLIDFAASQLGLLAVVLVLTGIIVYLAITFKIPAGEFFGALVLGATFNSVLDYLPFVSHIHFHPPLLVNIIGQMLLGITIGEYWGEKPNFGKKTVGYALMSVFMTLVAGAIAATLAMQLSSWDWLTCLLVTAPGGSAEMILVSLSLNHNVEVVTTGHLVRLIAINSSLPLWLFLFRHFDGLREAKATK, translated from the coding sequence ATGAATCAAAGTTTAAGTATTAGTCCTACCCAGAAGGAAACCAATAACGCCAGTCCTCTAATCGCCAAATTGCAGTTAATTGTCAAGCAGATTATCGTCCTCACTATAGAAATGCTGCTAGCATTACCTCTGGGTTGGGCATTAACAAAATTGCATTTTGGCGGAATTTCTTGGATATTTGGGGGAATTGCCGCCGGAACAGCAGTTCTGCAAGGATGCCGAGTTTTTTATAACTATTCTCCCCAGCCTAATCGCGTCGCCAGAAAAGTAGGAATGGGACTAGTCGGACTGACGGTTGGTGCATCAAATGCCAATAGTAATCTAGTTAGTCTTGTTTCGGGAATTCCTATATTTATTTTTCTCACCTTATTCTTGCTGTTATCTGGTATTGGCATTGGCTATATCTACTCCCGCTTAAGTAAAACCAACATATTAACGGCAATGTTGGCTACAGTTCCTGGCGGTGTAGGTGTCATGTCATCGATCGCCGCCGACTATAATCGTAATGTCACATTAGTAGCACTAGTACAGGCGATTCGTGTTACTTCCGTAGTCCTACTCATTCCCTTTATTGCTAGAACATCCGTTGGTGGTTATTTGAATTCATCCACACTTCCAGTTAAAGGAGTGTTAATCGATTTTGCCGCATCACAACTGGGATTATTGGCAGTTGTGCTGGTACTCACAGGAATCATTGTTTATCTAGCAATAACATTTAAGATTCCGGCCGGAGAGTTTTTTGGTGCATTAGTTCTGGGTGCAACATTCAACTCTGTGCTAGATTACTTGCCTTTTGTCAGTCATATTCACTTCCATCCCCCACTATTGGTGAATATTATCGGTCAAATGCTCCTGGGAATAACCATTGGTGAATATTGGGGGGAAAAACCTAATTTTGGTAAAAAAACCGTAGGTTACGCCTTGATGTCTGTATTCATGACCTTGGTTGCAGGAGCGATCGCTGCTACTCTAGCTATGCAGTTATCCTCATGGGACTGGTTGACTTGTTTATTAGTCACAGCGCCAGGCGGATCAGCAGAAATGATACTAGTTTCCTTAAGCTTAAATCACAATGTGGAAGTCGTCACAACAGGCCATTTAGTGAGGCTGATAGCCATTAACAGTTCTTTACCATTGTGGCTATTTTTATTCCGTCACTTTGATGGATTACGGGAAGCTAAAGCGACAAAATAG
- a CDS encoding DUF1838 domain-containing protein, with the protein MVAQIQELDALHWVKTRSSLDPNQSTFLTWTGKIYAFIPGEKRKLLFKMVGVSVSRCLPTDEGNWDFTSRELTYYLNPENDEILRKWENPWTGETVPVLHVANNPVQGHFQGKFPAQVEGETTTFVFDIFPTYPNPLAEETQFAEYSPYPTYQAAELFKLTVPTADLFNAELPAVSQLRLSWDRIGQWLPWMKMGDRPGNLIYSAFGSKVNGLTELPHILQEEINTRVPLYKQAPKTFSDGEDMTSWLYFQKHFQAYLAGDIFPLPADEEV; encoded by the coding sequence ATGGTTGCCCAAATCCAAGAACTAGATGCACTGCATTGGGTGAAAACTCGCTCTTCCCTCGACCCTAATCAATCCACATTCCTCACCTGGACAGGGAAAATTTATGCCTTCATTCCAGGAGAAAAAAGAAAACTCCTATTTAAAATGGTGGGAGTCAGCGTTAGTCGATGTTTACCTACAGATGAGGGGAACTGGGATTTTACCTCTAGGGAACTCACCTATTACTTAAACCCAGAAAACGACGAGATTTTACGTAAATGGGAAAATCCTTGGACAGGGGAGACAGTTCCAGTTCTCCATGTCGCCAATAATCCCGTACAAGGTCACTTTCAAGGTAAATTCCCGGCTCAAGTAGAGGGAGAAACGACAACCTTTGTATTTGATATCTTTCCTACATACCCCAACCCCCTCGCCGAAGAAACACAATTTGCTGAATATAGCCCCTATCCCACTTATCAAGCCGCCGAATTATTTAAACTCACTGTCCCCACCGCAGATTTATTTAACGCAGAATTGCCAGCAGTTTCTCAGCTAAGACTGAGTTGGGATAGAATCGGTCAATGGTTGCCTTGGATGAAAATGGGCGATCGCCCAGGTAATCTTATCTATAGTGCTTTTGGCAGTAAAGTTAACGGTTTAACAGAATTACCCCACATACTACAAGAGGAAATTAATACCCGCGTTCCTTTATATAAACAAGCCCCAAAAACATTCTCAGACGGCGAAGACATGACCTCTTGGCTATACTTCCAAAAGCACTTTCAGGCTTACCTAGCAGGCGACATCTTTCCCCTCCCCGCAGATGAAGAAGTGTGA
- a CDS encoding SDR family NAD(P)-dependent oxidoreductase, whose amino-acid sequence MKLLEGKVSLVTGATRGLGKGIAIGLGEAGAIVYITGRRLDSNSTSSNDVSGSLNDTKRAVEEAGGICIPVQVDHSNDEQVRLLFERIQNEQNGQLDLLVNNAYSGVQALTNAQGKPFWENAPNLWDACNNVGLRSHYIASVYAAQMMSKRQQGLICTISSWGGMAYLFGAAYGTGKAGCDRLAADMAVELQPYNITSLSIWPGIVGTELFSRLASEMSDNHTNDGKISALAERYNWETPLLTGRVIAKLASQTNVINRTGRVQVVAELAKQYRLVDQEGNLPVSLRSLRFLIPLVLPALRKHSWLIPDIKIPWSILLLSVLKSPKT is encoded by the coding sequence ATGAAACTCCTAGAGGGGAAAGTGTCCCTAGTTACTGGCGCTACACGCGGTCTTGGTAAGGGAATTGCTATAGGACTCGGTGAAGCTGGGGCAATTGTCTACATTACCGGACGTAGACTGGATAGTAACTCAACTTCTAGCAACGATGTTTCAGGTAGTCTTAATGACACTAAAAGAGCCGTTGAAGAAGCCGGTGGTATATGTATTCCCGTACAAGTAGACCACAGCAACGACGAGCAGGTACGTTTACTCTTTGAACGTATCCAAAACGAACAAAACGGACAGCTTGATTTATTAGTTAACAATGCTTACTCCGGAGTGCAAGCATTAACCAATGCTCAGGGAAAACCCTTTTGGGAGAATGCACCCAATCTCTGGGATGCTTGTAACAATGTTGGGTTGCGTAGCCACTATATAGCCAGTGTTTATGCTGCCCAAATGATGTCCAAACGCCAACAGGGATTGATCTGTACGATTTCCTCCTGGGGCGGGATGGCTTATCTATTCGGTGCAGCTTATGGCACAGGTAAGGCAGGATGCGATCGCCTAGCGGCTGATATGGCAGTAGAATTGCAACCTTATAATATAACCTCCCTCTCCATCTGGCCAGGTATTGTTGGCACTGAACTTTTTTCCCGCCTCGCCTCAGAAATGAGCGACAATCACACAAATGACGGAAAAATTTCGGCGTTGGCGGAGCGTTACAATTGGGAAACTCCCCTACTCACAGGTAGAGTGATAGCTAAACTCGCTTCCCAGACAAATGTCATTAATCGTACAGGACGCGTCCAAGTTGTTGCGGAACTAGCAAAACAATATCGTCTTGTAGATCAAGAAGGCAATTTACCTGTGTCACTCCGCTCTCTACGTTTTCTCATACCCTTAGTATTACCCGCATTAAGAAAGCATTCCTGGCTCATACCAGATATTAAAATCCCTTGGTCAATACTATTACTAAGTGTCCTCAAATCACCTAAGACTTAA
- a CDS encoding RNA-binding S4 domain-containing protein: MIKLDQFLKLVGIAPTGGQAKLMIMDGDVKVNGAVETRRGRKLVLSDRVTVAGQVFEVGDVISSPANE, encoded by the coding sequence ATGATTAAACTAGATCAGTTTTTGAAGTTAGTCGGTATAGCTCCGACTGGAGGGCAAGCCAAGCTGATGATTATGGATGGTGATGTCAAAGTTAATGGTGCGGTTGAAACTCGACGGGGACGAAAATTAGTATTAAGCGATCGCGTGACGGTGGCGGGACAAGTTTTTGAGGTTGGAGACGTAATATCAAGTCCGGCTAATGAATAA